One part of the Vicia villosa cultivar HV-30 ecotype Madison, WI linkage group LG6, Vvil1.0, whole genome shotgun sequence genome encodes these proteins:
- the LOC131610940 gene encoding B3 domain-containing protein At2g36080-like has protein sequence MSIQETTSLWWTTHQQQQRQERQEKTKGHQQEEEGELDDDVVLESMMKLKTASASVSASASVSEEEKEAMFEKPLTPSDVGKLNRLVIPKQHAERYFPLDSEETKGLLLSFDDESGKCWRFRYSYWNSSQSYVLTKGWSRYVKDKRLDAGDVVLFQRHRTHPHRFFISWRRRHATAAATATVHAGPSTDGNGAVASVGWSRGLYPAHHPYPTHHHPFSYHAAGEGTQSQDTNAPCGNNSSTSRVLRLFGVNMECQPDNNINDSEAAECSYNMSQGPQFYHHLHRQPPSNTHHHMLRQQQP, from the exons ATGTCAATACAAGAAACGACGTCGTTATGGTGGACTactcaccaacaacaacaacgacaagaaCGACAAGAGAAGACCAAGGGTCATCAACAAGAGGAAGAAGGTGAATTAGACGACGACGTCGTTTTAGAGTCAATGATGAAACTGAAAACGGCTTCAGCTTCGGTGTCTGCGTCGGCGTCTGTatcagaagaagagaaagaagctaTGTTTGAGAAACCCTTAACACCAAGCGACGTTGGGAAGCTGAACCGTCTCGTGATACCGAAGCAACACGCGGAGAGATATTTCCCACTCGACTCAGAAGAAACGAAGGGACTTCTACTGAGTTTCGACGACGAGTCAGGGAAGTGTTGGAGGTTCCGTTACTCGTATTGGAACAGTAGTCAGAGTTACGTTCTTACCAAAGGTTGGAGTCGTTATGTGAAAGATAAACGTCTTGATGCCGGCGACGTCGTTTTGTTTCAGAGACACCGTACACATCCTCACCGGTTTTTTATCTCTTGGAGGCGCCGCCATGCTACTGCTGCCGCAACAGCGACGGTTCATGCTGGCCCTAGTACTGACGGCAATGGCGCTGTTGCTTCTGTTGGGTGGTCCAGAGGACTCTACCCTGCGCATCATCCTTATCCTACGCATCATCACCCTTTCTCATATCATGCTGCAG GTGAAGGGACCCAAAGTCAGGACACAAACGCACCTTGTGGAAACAATTCGAGTACTTCCAGGGTGCTGAGGCTGTTTGGAGTGAACATGGAATGCCAAcctgataataatattaatgattCCGAAGCGGCAGAATGCTCTTATAATATGTCACAAGGACCACAATTCTACCACCACCTCCACCGTCAACCACCGTCAAACACTCACCATCACATGCTACGTCAACAACAACCATAG